The window GTGGCGCTGGTGGCCACATCATCGCGCCGATTCCAGAAAACAGCGCTTTCCCGGGCGCCGATCACGACATCTGTGCTGCCGTCAACGGTCTTCACGGCAAGCTGTTTAAATTTGTAAGCACCACCCGAGGGATACTCATAATCCAGCTCATAGGCGTCATTGAATGAGATCTGGGTGTCCGTGGTGTTGAACACCTCCACATATTCGAGCTGGTCATCGGAATTTCCATAAACGGAACTGCGGCTGATATCATTGGGATAGAGCTCCGTGAGAAACAAACCCTGCCTGCCCGCCGACGAAGCTGCTGCGCTGCCGGGCAAACCTGGGACACAGGCTGCTGATAGAACGGCCAGGCCTGTTAAAATTAATAATTTAAACATGGTAACTTTCATTTGATTCTCCTTACAAAAACAAAAGAAAAAGCATCAATTTTATCGACAGGCATAACACCTGCCGGATCGTGGGATTAAACTGGATAACCTTTTAGACAGCCCGAGTTAGGCTTTTGTTGTATTTGTGTTTTTCTTAGGTTTTTTGGGAGAGAAAGAGAGAGGGGAGGCAAAGGGCATTCACCCCCCGAAATGGAAATTGCCAAAAAGGTTATTTCCCACCGCCCTCTATATCTTGGGTTCCCTGGGTGAAATAATAGGCGAGCAATATGGGGATAAAGGTCACCGCAAGGATAAAAACAGCCACCACATTTGTCACGGGGCGCTGCCTTGGCCTCACAAGTTCTGTGAGCATCCAGATGGGAAGGGTGGATTGCTGGCCTGCGGTAAAGGTGGTCACAATGACCTCGTCAAAGCTCAATGCAAACGCCAGCATGCCGCCGGCCATAAGAGCTGTGGCGATATTTGGCAGCACCACGTGGTAAATGGTCTGGATGCCGTTTGCCCCCAGATCCATGGACGCTTCAATTTGGGATGCGGACAGCCGCCTGAATCGGGCCACGGCATTGTTGTACACCACAACGATACAAAACGTGGCGTGACCCAGCACAATGGTCCAAAAGCTGAAAGGGATGTGTCCCAGATGAAAGGCGCTTCGCAGGGAGATGCCCGTAATGACACCAGGCAAGGCAATGGGCAGGATGATCAGAAGAGAGATGGTTTCTCTGCCGAAAAATTTCTTTTTATACAGGGCTGCGGCAGCCAGGGTCCCCAGCATCACGGCAATAAGGGTTGAGGTGCAGGCCACCCGCAGCGACAGAAAAATGGCATCCCAGATATCCTGCCGGTGAAAGGCCACGGAAAACCATTTAAGGGTCAATCCGGGGGGAGGAAATTGATAGGATTTATCCTCGGTGGAAAAAGCATAAAGCAGAATAAATGCAAACGGGATGTGAAGAAACAGCAGCCCCAGTGTTGCAGAAATTTTTAAAAACACCGGTGAGTTATTATTTTGTCTTGATTTGTCGTTGTGTTTAAATCGCATCAAAAGCCCCCAGTCTTTTTGCAATGGCCAGATAAACCGCCATGATAATTATGGGCACAACGGAAAAGGCCGCCGCCAGAGGAATATTTCCGGCAATTCCCTGGTGGGAGTACACGGCCTGGCCGATGAAAAATCTGGACGAGCCGATAATACCCGGAATAATGTAATCGCCCAGGGTCAGAGAAAAGGTGAAAATTGAACCGGCCACCACCCCGGGAAACGCCAGGGGAAAGATTACTTTTGTAAAGGACTGGCCCGGCGATGCGCCCAGATCGGCCGAGGCTTCGATCAAAGAGGCGGGCACCCGTTCAAGGGAGGCCTGGATGGGCAGGATCATATAGGGCATCCAGATATAGACAAACACCAGGAAGGTGCCGATATAGCTCACCGACAGGGAGGATCCACCCACCACGGGCAAAGCCAAAAGGCTGTCCAGCAGCCATGAAAGCCCTATCTTGGCGAAAATCCAGCTTAAAATACCCTCCTTTGCAAGGATCAGCTTCCAGGAATAGACCCGGACAAGATAACTGGACCACAGGGGCAGCATCACCGCAAGATAGAGCATCGCCTTGGTCCGCCCTTTGGCATACCTTGCCATGAAATAGGCGATGGGAAAGGCGATCAGTGCCGATGCCAGGGTCACGGATCCCGCCATCGCCGTGGTTCTTAAAACGATATCCATATTGGCCGCAGAAAACAGCTCGCCATAGGTGGCAAAGGTCAGCTCCCGGTTGATCATTCCGCTGAACGGATCAATGGAGAAAAAACTTTGCAGGAGCAGTGAAAAAAGGGAGCCGATATACACCACCCCCAGCCAGAGCAAAGGGGGCATGAGCAGGACGGCAAGGAAAACCAGGGGCCGCCGGTAAAAAAAGGTGGAAATTTTTCCTAATGCCGTCTGCCAGGGGCGCCGGCTGATTTCCATTGTGGCATCAAGGGTCATATGATTCATTTGGTCCCCTTAAATTCCCGGTTGTCGTCCCTGTGCCACATGACGGTCTTTTCCGCCCCCAGGCAGATATTTTCCGCCAGACTTCCATCCGTTGAATCGTGGGGCTGGATCAGGACCACAGAGGTATCTTCATCAACCGTCAGCGTGATCATGGAGCCGGCACCATGGTAATGGATGTCGCTGATTTTACCCCGGATGGAAAAATGGTCTGGGGGTAATGACTGGTTATCAGGAGCCAACCGCACCTTTTCCGGCCGCACGGCAAAGGCGGCGGATGTACCGGTGATTTTCTGTGCTGCTGCTTTTTCTATGATATTGGCATTGCCCACAAAATCCGCCACAAAAGGGGTGTCAGGATATTCGTACACATCCCGGGGAGTGCCGATCTGTTCAATCTGTCCCCGCCGGAAAACCGCCAGGCGGTCGCTCATGGAAAGTGCCTCGTCCTGGTCGTGGGTCACATAAATAAATGTGATGCCAAGTTCCCGCTGCAGGGATTTAAGCTCGATCTGCATCTGCTTTCTCAGCTTGAGATCCAGGGCGCCCAGGGGCTCATCCAGCAACAGCACCCGGGGCTGATTGACCAGGGCCCGGGCCAGAGCCACCCGCTGGCGCTGCCCCCCGGAAAGCTGGGACGGCTTTCGGCTGCCCATATCCCGAAGCTTGACCAGGGCGAGCATCTCCTGGGCCTTTTTGATATATTCCTTTTTTTTCATTCCTTTGACCATCAGACCATAGGAGACATTTTCAAGAATGGTCATATGGGGGAACAGCGCATAATCCTGGAAAACCGTATTGACATTGCGGTTGTATGGCGGGACACCGTCCGCCCGGGTGCCGTGGATTAAAATCTGTCCCGATGTCGGCGTCTCAAACCCTGCAATTAATCTCAGGCTTGTGGTTTTTCCCGATCCTGACGGGCCGAGCATGGAGAAGAACTCCCCGTCCGCCACATCAAAGCTGACATGGTCCAGGGCATGGACGGTGCCGTAATAGCGGCAGACATCTGTAAATCTTATTGCGTAATTGCTTTCCATTTTCTAATTGTTCTTTCTTTTTTTTGGGGGGGGGATGCAGCCCGGCATAAAACCGCCCGGGCTGCCGGATTAGACCATTTTGAAATTAACGTCCGCCCAAAATAGCAATATAGTCGGTTACCCACTTGTAGTAAGGTTCACACCGGTCCTGGCTCTTGCACTTGGCCACAGGGGTACGCCAGAAGCTGATTTGGTCAAAATAATTCAGGCCATTGGTCTGACATCCGTTTTCGCCCAAAAGTACGTTCCCCCTGCAGGCGTCAAGCACCACGGGCACACTGCCGAACCAGGACGCCAGATCCCCCTGCAGTTTTTTGTTCAAGGACCACTCCAGCCATTTGTACGCCAGATTGGGATGGGGGGCATCGGCATGGAGCATGGTGGTGTCGGCCCAGCCTGTTGCACCCTCTTCGGGGATGGTGCTGGCCACGGGCTGACCCTTGGACTGCAGTATATTCACCTGAAAAGGCCAGGCTGACGAGGCAACCACCCCTTCGTTGGTAAAATCGTCAATCTGAACAAAAGCGTCATGCCAGTAACGATTGACTATCTTGCGCTGGCTGCGCAAAAGTTCAATGGCAGCTTTATACTGGGTTTCATTGAGTTCGTACGGATCTTTGATTCCAAGTTCGGGTTTGTGTTTTTTCAGATAAAGGGCGGCATCGGCAATGTATATGGGGCCGTCAAACGCCTGGACCCGTCCCTTGTTGGATTTGCCGTCCGAAAGGGTCATCTCCTCGAAAACCACCTTCCAGGATGTGGGCGGGGTTTTAAATACCTCGGTATTGTACATGAGCACATTGGCCCCCCACTGGTAGGGAACGCCGTAATGCTTGCCGTCTATGGTATGCCAGGGGGCGTTTTGCAGTCTTTCATCCACCGTGTTCCAGCTCGGGATCAAACCGGTATTGATTTCCTGGACCCGTTTGCCTGCCACAAGCCTCAGCGTTGCATCTCCGGAAGCCGTTACCAGGTCGAACCCGCCCTGATTCATCAAAGCCACCATCTCATCGGACGTGCCTGCGGTTTTCACCCGGACTGTGCAGTGGTATTTCTTTTCAAATTCCGTGACCCAGTCATAGGCGGAGTCTGTATCTCCGCGCTCGATATATCCGGGCCAGGCAACAATATCCAGGACATCTTCCAGGGGGCCGATCTTTTCCATGGGTTTTGCTGTGGCGGACAGCGGCAAATAAAACGAGACAAGCAGTGCAATCAGTATTGCGGTCATGTGCTTGGGCATGGTTCCTCCTTTTTAAGAACAATGGATATAAAATTTTTTCAATCAATTGTTTCAAATCATCTGATTTGATTAAGGAAAATCAAACCAGATCAGCCAAGGAAGATCAATGGGGAAGGTTGGCAGGATATTGGGGGGATAACCCTACAACTTATCGAAAGCCAGAAGATAAGTCTGCAGGTTGACCTGCCTGTTCCGGATCTTAAACTTGCGCCTTAAATTTTTCCGGTGAAAGTTTACGGAGTTCGGCGTTATATCAAGAACTTCTGCAATATCCTTGGATGAATGTCCCGAGCGGATCATGGAAGCTACCTGGAGCTCCTGGGGGGTCAGATATATCCCCACCGATTTTGCCTTGGTCATGAACGGGGAGATCACATCCATCAAATTGTTTTTGATAATTTTGATATAGGCCTGCTGTTGTAATGTCAGTCCGGTCTGTTCCAGCTTTTCAAAATAGGGGGAGATCAGGTGATTGACGTTCTGAATAATTTTTTTCTCTGTTTCTTTTTGCTCCACCCCGCGCTGTTCGAGCAGGGCACGAAGCGCCCGGTTGGTCTCTTCCAGATCAATCTGGCTGAACGTCTTATCTCCTTTATGCAGATTTCCCTCAAGGGCCATGCGCCTTTTAACTTCCTGCTTTAATTTAACCTTGTCCATCTCCCTTTGGATGGCCAGGGCAAAAACCGCAGCCAGACGTTTGACCCCTTGGAGTTCGTAGTCGGTATAGCCTTTAATGGTATTTACCAAAGAGATCTGGCCGTACACTTCATTTTCAATGATGGCCGGAACGGATAAAAAGTTGCGCAGTTTAATATGGTTTTCCGGAGTCCCTGTGGATGCTTCATGGGTCCGGGGGCAGTTGGTGTAAAACGCTTCTTTGGTATTCAGGCAATGACCCCACAGAGTGGGATATTTCCCATCCGGGCCCACAGGAAAAACAATGCCTTTTTCATAATCTTTCATCTGACATGAATCGCCCATCATTCCTGTGAGGGTGTGGCAAATGTTGTTTTTGGTCCCAGGATCAATGGAGGAGACATATCCGCTTTCACTTCGCGTAAACACCTTGGCATAATTGAGAACAATATTGGCGATACCGGGCAAGGACGCATTGGAAGTCACCAGGGCGTAAGATAATTCCGTAACAGCCGAATTGGTCTCATTTTCAAAGGTTCTCTGGTTCTCCTCCCCAGAACGGTTGGAAAGCAGGTCCTCAATGGTTTTAAGGCGTTCACCAAGTTGTGACACCTCTTGTTTAATGGCGTTTTGAATGTCTGCGTTCACTGTTGTGTTCCTACCACATCCCATGTTGCTGTTCTTTTCTGCTGATAAGCGCAGTGTTGAACAATTGTGGCCGTCTGCCAGGTTTACCGGGGCAGTTTTATATGCAGGTCCGGCTGAATTCTGAATTTAACCATTTCAGCTATAGCAAAATACGGACCATTGATTCAGCATTTACCACAACAACCTTGAATAACATGAATTTTCTTATTAAAACCCACTATAAACAAAGAGAGCGAAGATTAAAGTCCAGAAATACAATGCACATAAAAACAACACAAATGAGCATTACCGATTACAAAAATGTAATTTCAATACCCATGAATATCACACAAACAACGAAACAAACTAAAATACCAAAGACAATAGCCCGGACACAACAGGTGAAACAGTATGACCTGTACCTGTGT is drawn from uncultured Desulfobacter sp. and contains these coding sequences:
- a CDS encoding ABC transporter permease; the protein is MRFKHNDKSRQNNNSPVFLKISATLGLLFLHIPFAFILLYAFSTEDKSYQFPPPGLTLKWFSVAFHRQDIWDAIFLSLRVACTSTLIAVMLGTLAAAALYKKKFFGRETISLLIILPIALPGVITGISLRSAFHLGHIPFSFWTIVLGHATFCIVVVYNNAVARFRRLSASQIEASMDLGANGIQTIYHVVLPNIATALMAGGMLAFALSFDEVIVTTFTAGQQSTLPIWMLTELVRPRQRPVTNVVAVFILAVTFIPILLAYYFTQGTQDIEGGGK
- a CDS encoding ABC transporter permease; protein product: MNHMTLDATMEISRRPWQTALGKISTFFYRRPLVFLAVLLMPPLLWLGVVYIGSLFSLLLQSFFSIDPFSGMINRELTFATYGELFSAANMDIVLRTTAMAGSVTLASALIAFPIAYFMARYAKGRTKAMLYLAVMLPLWSSYLVRVYSWKLILAKEGILSWIFAKIGLSWLLDSLLALPVVGGSSLSVSYIGTFLVFVYIWMPYMILPIQASLERVPASLIEASADLGASPGQSFTKVIFPLAFPGVVAGSIFTFSLTLGDYIIPGIIGSSRFFIGQAVYSHQGIAGNIPLAAAFSVVPIIIMAVYLAIAKRLGAFDAI
- a CDS encoding ABC transporter ATP-binding protein, with amino-acid sequence MESNYAIRFTDVCRYYGTVHALDHVSFDVADGEFFSMLGPSGSGKTTSLRLIAGFETPTSGQILIHGTRADGVPPYNRNVNTVFQDYALFPHMTILENVSYGLMVKGMKKKEYIKKAQEMLALVKLRDMGSRKPSQLSGGQRQRVALARALVNQPRVLLLDEPLGALDLKLRKQMQIELKSLQRELGITFIYVTHDQDEALSMSDRLAVFRRGQIEQIGTPRDVYEYPDTPFVADFVGNANIIEKAAAQKITGTSAAFAVRPEKVRLAPDNQSLPPDHFSIRGKISDIHYHGAGSMITLTVDEDTSVVLIQPHDSTDGSLAENICLGAEKTVMWHRDDNREFKGTK
- a CDS encoding ABC transporter substrate-binding protein yields the protein MPKHMTAILIALLVSFYLPLSATAKPMEKIGPLEDVLDIVAWPGYIERGDTDSAYDWVTEFEKKYHCTVRVKTAGTSDEMVALMNQGGFDLVTASGDATLRLVAGKRVQEINTGLIPSWNTVDERLQNAPWHTIDGKHYGVPYQWGANVLMYNTEVFKTPPTSWKVVFEEMTLSDGKSNKGRVQAFDGPIYIADAALYLKKHKPELGIKDPYELNETQYKAAIELLRSQRKIVNRYWHDAFVQIDDFTNEGVVASSAWPFQVNILQSKGQPVASTIPEEGATGWADTTMLHADAPHPNLAYKWLEWSLNKKLQGDLASWFGSVPVVLDACRGNVLLGENGCQTNGLNYFDQISFWRTPVAKCKSQDRCEPYYKWVTDYIAILGGR
- a CDS encoding LuxR C-terminal-related transcriptional regulator → MNADIQNAIKQEVSQLGERLKTIEDLLSNRSGEENQRTFENETNSAVTELSYALVTSNASLPGIANIVLNYAKVFTRSESGYVSSIDPGTKNNICHTLTGMMGDSCQMKDYEKGIVFPVGPDGKYPTLWGHCLNTKEAFYTNCPRTHEASTGTPENHIKLRNFLSVPAIIENEVYGQISLVNTIKGYTDYELQGVKRLAAVFALAIQREMDKVKLKQEVKRRMALEGNLHKGDKTFSQIDLEETNRALRALLEQRGVEQKETEKKIIQNVNHLISPYFEKLEQTGLTLQQQAYIKIIKNNLMDVISPFMTKAKSVGIYLTPQELQVASMIRSGHSSKDIAEVLDITPNSVNFHRKNLRRKFKIRNRQVNLQTYLLAFDKL